The Arachis ipaensis cultivar K30076 chromosome B07, Araip1.1, whole genome shotgun sequence genome includes a window with the following:
- the LOC107607289 gene encoding uncharacterized protein LOC107607289, whose translation MAIDKALCDLGASINLMPLAMMKKLMIEEVKPTRMSLQLADRSLKIPNGVVENLLVKVGKFIFPADFVILDMDEERNNSIILGRPFLVTSRAIIDAEKGEMVLRVHEEQMVINVFKAMQYPAEKENCMRLDMIDDLVEEAFKANQCEDHEREAQDIQEEDSQEAEALKDSSGVKEEEAPKQEFKPLPPHLKYAFLDKEDNLPVIINSSLSKQEEAKLIGVLKTHKTTIG comes from the coding sequence ATGGCTATTGACAAAGCACtttgtgacctgggagcaagtaTTAATCTGATGCCTCTTGCCATGATGAAGAAATTGATGATAGAAGAGGTTAAGCCTACACGGATGTCATTACAACTTGCTGACAGATCCCTCAAAATACCAAATGGAGTGGTGGAGAACTTACTGGTGAAAGTtgggaaattcatttttccagctgattttgtgattttggatatgGATGAGGAAAGAAACAACtcaatcatccttggaagaccctttctagTAACTTCCAGGGCAATCATTGATGCTGAGAAGGGAGAAATGGTTCTCAGGGTGCATGAGGAGCAAATGGTTATCAATGTTTTCAAAGCAATGCAATACCCTGCAGAGAAAGAAAATTGCATGAGGCTTGACATGATAGATGATCTAGTTGAAGAAGCATTTAAAGCAAACCAATGTGAAGATCATGAAAGGGAAGCTCAGGATATTCAAGAGGAAGATTCACAAGAGGCAGAAGCACTGAAAGATTCAAGTGGAGTTAAGGAGGAAGAGGCACCAAAGCAAGAGTTTAAACCTCTCCCTcctcatctcaaatatgcattccttgatAAAGAGGATAACCTGCCAGTAATCATTAATTCATCCTTGAGTAAGCAAGAAGAAGCCAAACTAATTGGGGTGTTGAAAACTCACAAGACAACTATAGGGTGA